A portion of the Pseudomonas synxantha BG33R genome contains these proteins:
- the murU gene encoding N-acetylmuramate alpha-1-phosphate uridylyltransferase MurU: MKAMILAAGKGERMRPLTLHTPKPLVQAGGKRLIEYHLEALAKAGFTDIVINHAWLGQQIENYLGDGAQFGLRIRYSPEGEPLETGGGIFQALPLLGDDPFLVVNGDIWTDYDFTRLRQPILGLAHLVMVDNPEHHPSGGDFYLDKGLLHDAAPGADNLTFSGISVLDPKLFAGCSAGAFKLAPLLRAAMAKGLVTGEHMTGRWVDVGTLERLAQVETLLTAEQ, encoded by the coding sequence ATGAAGGCAATGATCCTGGCAGCGGGAAAGGGCGAGCGCATGCGTCCGCTTACCCTGCATACGCCCAAGCCGCTGGTGCAAGCCGGCGGCAAACGTCTGATCGAGTATCACCTTGAAGCTTTGGCGAAAGCCGGTTTCACCGACATCGTGATCAACCATGCATGGCTTGGCCAGCAGATTGAAAACTACTTGGGTGACGGCGCCCAGTTCGGGCTGCGCATCCGCTACTCGCCGGAGGGTGAGCCGCTGGAAACGGGGGGCGGGATATTCCAGGCGTTGCCGCTGCTGGGGGATGACCCCTTCCTGGTGGTCAATGGCGATATCTGGACTGACTACGATTTCACCCGCCTCAGGCAGCCGATCCTGGGCCTGGCGCACTTGGTGATGGTCGACAACCCTGAGCACCACCCGTCGGGCGGGGATTTCTACCTGGATAAAGGTCTGCTTCATGATGCCGCGCCCGGTGCCGATAACCTGACCTTCAGTGGCATTTCAGTGCTCGACCCCAAATTGTTCGCGGGTTGCAGCGCCGGTGCCTTCAAGTTGGCCCCGCTGTTGCGTGCGGCCATGGCTAAAGGTCTGGTAACGGGGGAGCACATGACGGGACGCTGGGTGGATGTCGGGACGCTGGAGCGTCTGGCGCAAGTCGAAACCTTGCTGACAGCGGAGCAGTAG
- the apaG gene encoding Co2+/Mg2+ efflux protein ApaG: MSDPRYQIDVSVVTRFLADQSQPEQNRFAFAYTVTVKNNGLVPAKLLSRHWVITDGDGQVEEVRGAGVVGQQPLIDSGASHTYSSGTVMTSKVGTMQGSYQMKATDGHLFDATIEPFRLAVPGALH, translated from the coding sequence ATGTCCGATCCTCGCTATCAGATCGACGTCAGCGTCGTCACCCGCTTCCTGGCGGACCAATCGCAACCCGAACAGAACCGCTTTGCCTTCGCCTACACCGTCACCGTAAAAAACAACGGGTTGGTCCCGGCCAAGCTGCTATCGCGCCACTGGGTCATTACCGATGGCGACGGCCAGGTCGAGGAAGTGCGCGGTGCTGGCGTTGTCGGCCAGCAACCCCTGATCGACAGCGGCGCCAGCCACACCTACAGCAGCGGCACGGTGATGACCTCGAAGGTCGGCACCATGCAGGGCTCGTATCAGATGAAAGCTACCGACGGCCACTTGTTCGATGCAACGATCGAGCCCTTCCGCCTCGCGGTACCTGGAGCCCTGCACTGA
- a CDS encoding aminoglycoside phosphotransferase family protein, whose product MPEQDLRLQQLEVWLDEQLPILFNAQDWGPVPPATLTAASSDASFRRYFRWEGGAHTFVVMDAPPPQENCKPFVDIAHLLAKSGINVPKIYAEDLPRGFLLLNDLGRKTYLDVIDAENADQLFADAIDALLAFQQLPMDAPLPSYDAALLRRELELFPEWYVRRHLGIDFDAEQHALWQRVSEKLIDSALAQPKVLVHRDYMPRNLMISEPNPGVLDFQDAVYGPVTYDITCLFKDAFLSWPQSRVREWQHGYWQRTGQLGIPVQDDFEDFLRASDLMGVQRHLKVIGIFSRICHRDGKPRYLADVPRFFAYIDAVLADRPELSELSELLASLRQPTEAIV is encoded by the coding sequence ATGCCCGAGCAAGATCTACGTTTACAACAGCTGGAAGTCTGGCTGGATGAGCAGTTGCCGATCCTCTTCAACGCTCAGGACTGGGGCCCCGTACCCCCGGCCACATTGACCGCGGCCAGCAGCGACGCGAGTTTCAGGCGTTACTTCCGGTGGGAGGGCGGTGCCCATACGTTCGTCGTAATGGACGCGCCTCCCCCCCAGGAAAACTGCAAACCTTTCGTCGATATCGCGCATTTACTGGCGAAATCAGGAATAAATGTGCCAAAAATTTATGCAGAAGACTTGCCTCGTGGCTTTCTTTTGCTCAATGACCTGGGCAGAAAAACCTATCTGGACGTGATTGACGCTGAAAATGCCGATCAATTATTTGCCGACGCCATCGATGCGCTGCTGGCTTTCCAGCAATTGCCGATGGACGCACCATTGCCCAGCTACGACGCGGCCTTGTTGCGTCGCGAGCTGGAGTTGTTCCCGGAATGGTATGTGCGCCGTCACCTGGGGATCGACTTCGACGCTGAGCAACACGCCCTCTGGCAACGCGTCAGCGAAAAATTGATCGACAGTGCCCTGGCGCAGCCCAAGGTGCTGGTGCATCGCGACTATATGCCGCGCAACCTGATGATCAGTGAGCCGAACCCCGGCGTACTGGATTTTCAAGATGCAGTCTACGGCCCGGTGACTTATGACATTACCTGCCTGTTCAAAGACGCCTTCCTCAGTTGGCCCCAGTCGCGTGTGCGTGAATGGCAGCACGGCTACTGGCAGCGCACCGGGCAGTTGGGGATCCCGGTGCAGGACGACTTCGAAGACTTTCTGCGCGCCAGCGACCTGATGGGCGTGCAGCGTCATCTCAAGGTCATCGGTATTTTTTCGCGTATTTGCCACCGTGACGGCAAACCGCGCTACCTGGCCGACGTGCCGCGTTTCTTTGCTTATATAGACGCGGTGCTCGCCGACCGACCCGAGTTGAGCGAACTGAGCGAACTGCTCGCCAGCCTGCGCCAGCCCACCGAGGCCATTGTATGA
- a CDS encoding peptidylprolyl isomerase has protein sequence MKTKLSECLRPLVLGALFLGTVSAHAAVQQLDKVAAIVDNDVIMQSQLDQRVKEVQQTIAKRGGGVPPTSVLEPQVLERLIVENLQLQIGDRSGIRISDEELNQAVGTIAQRNNMSIDQFRAALAHDGLSYEDARDQIKREMIISRVRQRRVAERVQVSEQEVKNFLASDLGKMQLSEELHLANILIPTPDSASAEQLNAAAAKTQAVYDRLKAGADFAQTAIAVSGSDNALDGGDMGWRKAAQLPPPFDRELSAMEVGGITKPARTPGGFIILKLLGKRGGETSLKDEVHVRHILVKPSEIRTEAQTKELAQKIYDRIESGEDFATLAKSFSEDPGSALNGGDLNWIDPKALVPEFQQVMADTPQGVLSKPFKTQYGWHVLEVLGRRATDNTNQAREQQALTVLRNRKYDEELQTWLRQIRDEAYVENKLPGAEQTGTDQAAQ, from the coding sequence GTGAAGACAAAGCTTTCTGAGTGTTTGCGCCCGCTAGTGCTGGGCGCGCTGTTCCTGGGTACTGTTTCGGCACACGCCGCGGTTCAACAGCTGGATAAAGTAGCGGCCATTGTCGACAACGACGTGATCATGCAAAGCCAGCTGGACCAACGGGTCAAGGAAGTTCAGCAAACCATCGCCAAGCGTGGCGGTGGTGTGCCGCCGACCAGCGTCCTGGAACCCCAGGTACTGGAGCGTCTGATCGTCGAAAACCTGCAGCTGCAGATTGGCGACCGTTCCGGCATCCGTATTTCGGACGAAGAACTGAACCAGGCCGTTGGCACCATCGCTCAGCGCAACAACATGAGCATTGACCAGTTCCGCGCCGCGCTGGCCCACGACGGCTTGTCCTATGAGGACGCCCGTGACCAGATCAAGCGCGAGATGATCATCAGCCGTGTGCGCCAGCGCCGTGTGGCCGAGCGGGTCCAGGTATCGGAGCAGGAAGTGAAGAACTTCCTGGCTTCGGACCTTGGCAAGATGCAGCTCTCCGAAGAGCTGCACCTGGCCAATATCCTGATCCCGACGCCAGACAGCGCCAGCGCCGAGCAACTGAACGCCGCGGCAGCCAAGACCCAAGCGGTGTATGACCGCCTGAAAGCCGGTGCTGACTTTGCCCAGACCGCCATTGCCGTCTCCGGCAGCGATAACGCACTGGACGGCGGTGACATGGGCTGGCGTAAAGCCGCACAGCTGCCGCCTCCGTTCGATCGCGAGCTGAGCGCCATGGAAGTCGGCGGCATCACCAAACCGGCACGTACCCCAGGTGGCTTCATCATCCTCAAGCTGCTGGGCAAGCGCGGCGGCGAGACCTCGCTCAAAGACGAAGTGCACGTTCGTCACATCCTGGTCAAACCAAGCGAAATCCGTACCGAGGCACAAACCAAGGAACTGGCGCAGAAGATCTACGACCGCATCGAAAGCGGTGAAGACTTCGCCACCCTGGCCAAAAGTTTCTCGGAAGACCCGGGTTCTGCCCTTAACGGCGGTGACTTGAACTGGATCGACCCGAAAGCCCTGGTGCCCGAGTTCCAACAGGTCATGGCCGACACACCGCAAGGCGTATTGTCCAAGCCGTTCAAGACTCAATACGGCTGGCATGTGCTGGAAGTCCTTGGCCGTCGCGCCACCGACAACACCAACCAGGCCCGCGAGCAGCAAGCCCTCACCGTGCTGCGTAACCGCAAATACGACGAAGAGCTGCAAACCTGGTTGCGTCAGATCCGCGACGAAGCCTACGTAGAGAACAAGCTGCCAGGCGCCGAGCAAACAGGCACCGACCAGGCAGCCCAGTGA
- the pdxA gene encoding 4-hydroxythreonine-4-phosphate dehydrogenase PdxA has protein sequence MKPQRFAVTPGEPAGIGPDLCLLLASQHQPHPLIAITSRDLLLERAAQLGVAVNLLEVAPGNWPDLPAPAGSLYVWDTPLQAKVVAGQLNKANAAFVLETLTRAGQGCIDGDFAGMITAPVHKGVINESGIAFSGHTEFLAELTHTEQVVMMLATRGLRVALVTTHLPLRDIADAITAERIERVTRILHDDLQQKFGIARPRILVCGLNPHAGEGGHLGHEEIDIIEPTLERLRQEGMDLRGPLPADTLFTPKYLEHCDAVLAMYHDQGLPVLKYKGFGAAVNVTLGLPIIRTSVDHGTALDLAGSGKIDTGSLHVALETAYQMAETRI, from the coding sequence GTGAAACCCCAGCGTTTCGCGGTGACACCCGGCGAGCCGGCCGGCATTGGTCCAGACCTGTGCCTGCTGCTCGCCTCGCAACATCAGCCACACCCCCTGATTGCCATTACCAGCCGCGACCTGCTCCTTGAGCGGGCCGCGCAGTTGGGCGTGGCTGTCAACTTGCTGGAAGTGGCACCGGGCAATTGGCCGGACCTGCCCGCCCCGGCCGGCAGCCTGTATGTATGGGACACCCCTTTACAGGCAAAGGTGGTCGCCGGGCAACTGAACAAGGCCAATGCAGCCTTTGTGCTGGAAACCCTGACACGCGCCGGGCAAGGCTGCATCGACGGCGACTTTGCCGGCATGATCACCGCGCCCGTGCATAAAGGCGTGATCAACGAATCCGGCATCGCGTTTTCCGGCCATACCGAATTCCTCGCCGAGCTGACCCATACCGAACAGGTCGTGATGATGCTGGCGACCCGTGGCCTGCGTGTTGCGCTGGTGACCACACATCTGCCACTGCGCGATATTGCCGACGCCATCACCGCCGAGCGCATAGAGCGCGTCACGCGCATCCTGCATGACGACCTGCAACAAAAATTCGGCATTGCCCGACCGCGTATCCTGGTCTGCGGGCTAAACCCCCATGCCGGTGAAGGCGGCCACTTGGGCCATGAAGAAATCGACATCATTGAACCGACATTAGAGCGCCTGCGCCAAGAAGGCATGGACCTGCGTGGCCCATTGCCTGCAGACACTCTGTTTACCCCCAAATATCTGGAGCACTGCGACGCAGTGCTGGCGATGTACCACGACCAGGGGCTGCCCGTGCTGAAGTACAAAGGCTTCGGCGCTGCAGTCAACGTGACACTGGGCCTGCCGATCATCCGCACCTCCGTCGACCATGGCACAGCCCTGGACCTGGCGGGCAGCGGCAAGATCGATACCGGCAGCCTGCACGTAGCCCTGGAAACCGCCTATCAGATGGCCGAGACCCGTATATGA
- a CDS encoding LPS-assembly protein LptD: MALKSPAFRRKFPLLVTGSLLALQPFATSFVVAAEQYDCSVSASGAWDCAPKTAAAPLPPRPVHDGSAVSSANGTPQGKAGGSVDAEPKTVLVTESKGRGLRSRSADYSHLDWVPRDKLTAAQLAETGPYCGGAYIEPTRPGMNDKTDKSDAPTFIGAKASRYEQEQQVATLAGDVVMRQGSMQLEADEASLYQAENRGELNGKVRLRDNGALIVGDHAQVQLDTGAAQIDNAEYVMHKSRIRGNALYAKRAENAIIRLKDGTYTTCEPDSNAWQLKGNNITLNPATGFGTATNATLRVKNIPILYTPYIYFPIDDRRQSGFLPPSFSTGGETGFTLVTPYYFNLAPNYDATLYPQYMTKRGLLMEGEFRYLTKSSEGQFGGAYLNDDSDERKKQTDYEKTRYMLNWQHKGGLDSRLTTQVDYTKISDPFYFQDLKSYQEGVESQDYLNQQGSVTYRGDSYQARVNLQSYQLATISQITPYDRLPQITFNGQLPYHPGGLNFSYETEAVRFDRDLRNGNVVNEDGGPFNSDGTIGERRLDNYVSGLTRANGTRLNAAPAVEYPMNWSYGFITPKLKYVYTKYDLDLDSKGKNDIIAAQLAAAQPGAAPYAGGVFKSSQDRAVPIASIDSGLYFDRTTNWFGKDYNQTLEPRAFYLYVPNKDQSDIPVFDTGEYSFSYSSLFRDNRFSGSDRIGDENKLSLGVTSRWIEENGFERQRVSVGQAVYFKDREVQLPGVLAADRDDARSNVSPIALEYAFRFNRDWRATADYNWDPESHAPRSGSAMFHYQPEDNPNKVVNLGYRYRNDQVVYNQLTGKWQFGGDYGQPSDPNYVKDYYKIQQHDFSMMWPIIPQWNLITRWQYDYARNRTLEAFGGFEYDNCCWKLRVINRYWVSNDEYSQIAPLNEKGDHGLFFQIVLKGLGGLTGAKVESFLDKGIEGYREREDKAF; encoded by the coding sequence ATGGCATTGAAATCCCCCGCGTTTCGTAGAAAATTTCCGTTGCTGGTAACCGGCAGTCTGCTGGCCTTGCAACCTTTCGCCACCTCATTCGTGGTCGCCGCGGAACAGTATGACTGCTCAGTCTCTGCTTCGGGTGCCTGGGATTGCGCGCCGAAGACCGCCGCAGCCCCATTGCCACCGCGCCCGGTGCATGACGGTTCTGCCGTCAGCTCGGCCAACGGCACGCCGCAAGGCAAGGCTGGCGGCAGCGTCGACGCCGAGCCCAAGACTGTGCTGGTCACCGAATCCAAGGGCCGTGGCCTGCGCTCGCGCAGCGCCGACTACAGCCACCTGGACTGGGTGCCTCGCGACAAGCTGACTGCAGCGCAGCTGGCCGAGACCGGCCCTTACTGCGGCGGTGCCTACATCGAGCCGACTCGTCCTGGCATGAACGACAAGACGGACAAGAGCGATGCGCCGACCTTCATCGGTGCCAAGGCCTCGCGTTACGAACAGGAACAGCAGGTCGCCACCCTGGCCGGTGACGTGGTCATGCGCCAGGGCAGCATGCAGCTTGAAGCGGACGAAGCCAGCCTGTACCAGGCCGAGAACCGTGGCGAGCTGAACGGCAAAGTGCGACTGCGCGACAACGGCGCGCTGATCGTGGGCGACCATGCCCAGGTCCAGCTCGACACCGGCGCCGCCCAGATCGACAACGCCGAATACGTGATGCACAAGTCGCGCATTCGCGGTAACGCCCTGTACGCCAAGCGTGCCGAGAACGCGATCATCCGTCTCAAGGACGGTACGTACACCACCTGCGAGCCGGACAGCAACGCCTGGCAGCTCAAGGGCAACAACATCACGTTGAACCCGGCCACCGGTTTCGGTACGGCTACCAACGCGACGTTGCGGGTCAAGAACATCCCGATCCTGTATACCCCGTATATCTACTTCCCGATCGACGACCGTCGTCAATCCGGCTTCCTGCCGCCAAGCTTCAGCACCGGTGGCGAGACTGGCTTTACGCTGGTGACGCCGTACTACTTCAACCTGGCACCTAACTACGATGCCACGTTGTACCCGCAGTACATGACCAAGCGCGGTTTGTTGATGGAGGGCGAATTCCGCTACCTGACCAAGTCGAGTGAAGGGCAGTTTGGTGGGGCGTATCTCAACGATGATAGCGACGAGCGGAAGAAGCAGACCGATTACGAAAAAACCCGTTATATGCTCAATTGGCAGCATAAGGGTGGGTTGGATTCGCGTCTGACGACTCAGGTCGATTACACCAAGATCAGTGATCCTTTCTACTTCCAGGACTTGAAGTCGTATCAGGAAGGCGTTGAGAGCCAGGACTACCTGAATCAGCAAGGCTCGGTGACCTACCGTGGTGACAGCTATCAAGCTCGCGTGAATCTGCAGTCGTATCAATTGGCGACGATTTCGCAGATCACTCCGTATGACCGTTTGCCGCAGATCACCTTCAATGGTCAACTGCCGTATCACCCGGGTGGGCTCAACTTCTCCTACGAGACTGAAGCCGTAAGATTCGATCGGGACCTCAGAAACGGAAATGTGGTCAATGAAGACGGCGGGCCGTTCAACTCAGATGGCACTATCGGTGAACGACGCCTGGATAACTACGTAAGCGGCCTGACCCGTGCAAACGGTACCCGTCTGAACGCGGCCCCCGCTGTCGAGTACCCGATGAACTGGAGCTATGGCTTCATTACGCCGAAACTCAAGTACGTCTACACCAAATATGATCTTGATCTTGATAGCAAAGGCAAGAATGACATTATCGCCGCGCAACTGGCTGCTGCTCAGCCTGGTGCAGCTCCTTACGCCGGCGGCGTGTTCAAAAGTTCACAAGATCGTGCAGTCCCGATCGCCAGCATCGACAGCGGTCTCTACTTTGACCGCACCACCAATTGGTTCGGCAAGGACTACAACCAGACCCTTGAGCCTCGCGCCTTCTATCTTTACGTACCAAACAAAGATCAAAGCGATATCCCGGTCTTCGATACAGGTGAGTACTCGTTCAGCTACTCCTCCCTGTTCCGCGATAATCGTTTCAGCGGGTCAGACAGGATCGGTGATGAGAATAAGCTTTCCCTGGGCGTAACCAGCCGCTGGATCGAAGAAAACGGCTTTGAACGCCAGCGTGTTTCCGTCGGTCAGGCTGTCTACTTCAAGGATCGCGAAGTCCAACTGCCGGGTGTATTGGCCGCTGATCGCGACGATGCACGCTCAAACGTCTCGCCTATCGCTCTGGAATACGCGTTCCGCTTCAACCGCGATTGGCGTGCAACAGCCGATTACAACTGGGACCCGGAAAGCCACGCCCCTCGTTCGGGCAGCGCGATGTTCCACTACCAGCCGGAAGACAACCCGAACAAGGTCGTCAACCTCGGCTATCGCTATCGCAACGACCAGGTGGTCTACAACCAGCTGACCGGCAAATGGCAGTTTGGTGGTGATTACGGCCAACCAAGTGATCCGAACTACGTGAAGGATTACTACAAAATCCAGCAACACGACTTCTCGATGATGTGGCCGATCATTCCTCAGTGGAACCTGATCACCCGCTGGCAGTATGACTATGCCCGCAACCGCACCCTGGAAGCCTTCGGTGGTTTCGAGTACGACAACTGCTGCTGGAAACTGCGCGTCATCAACCGCTATTGGGTTTCCAACGACGAATACAGCCAGATCGCCCCTCTTAACGAAAAGGGTGACCACGGGCTCTTCTTCCAGATCGTCCTCAAAGGACTCGGCGGCCTGACCGGCGCCAAGGTAGAGAGCTTCCTCGACAAAGGCATTGAAGGTTATCGTGAACGTGAAGACAAAGCTTTCTGA
- a CDS encoding TerB family tellurite resistance protein → MLWPGTLIGAGAGFAIASIPGALLGALLGQALDRRLQLHSWAQLRERLGGRPALRNDELLFVLLGRLAKSNGRVVDGHIQQARQEMHALDMSEPAQRRAISAFNRGKSGSDRVRSYLRVLKAQPHAAEGVLRACWRMAWADGRADDAERDLIDLWGKWLGWTPQQLQALATDYAPQRKPLANRGGAYQEALRVLGVTATTEPSVIKRAYRRLLSRHHPDKVAGTGASPAQVREATERTRELHNAYALIRERRDFR, encoded by the coding sequence ATGTTGTGGCCAGGGACGCTGATCGGCGCCGGGGCTGGCTTTGCCATTGCCAGTATTCCGGGGGCCTTGTTGGGTGCATTGCTGGGGCAGGCGCTGGATCGTCGTCTGCAACTGCACAGTTGGGCGCAGTTGCGCGAACGCCTGGGCGGGCGCCCGGCGTTGCGCAACGACGAGCTGTTGTTTGTGCTGTTGGGGCGGTTGGCCAAGAGTAACGGCCGGGTTGTGGATGGGCATATCCAGCAGGCGCGTCAGGAGATGCATGCGTTGGATATGTCCGAGCCGGCCCAGCGTCGCGCTATCAGCGCCTTCAACCGAGGCAAGTCTGGCAGCGACCGTGTGCGCAGCTACCTGCGTGTACTCAAGGCGCAACCCCATGCGGCGGAAGGCGTGCTACGTGCCTGTTGGCGCATGGCCTGGGCGGACGGACGGGCGGATGACGCCGAGCGCGACCTGATCGACCTGTGGGGCAAATGGCTGGGCTGGACGCCGCAACAACTCCAGGCACTGGCAACCGATTACGCGCCGCAGCGCAAACCGCTGGCCAATCGTGGCGGAGCCTATCAGGAGGCGTTGCGGGTCCTGGGTGTGACGGCGACCACTGAGCCCTCGGTGATCAAGCGTGCCTACCGTCGCCTCCTCAGCCGCCACCACCCGGACAAGGTCGCCGGCACGGGCGCCAGCCCCGCACAAGTGCGTGAAGCCACCGAGCGTACCCGGGAGCTGCATAACGCTTATGCATTGATTCGCGAGCGTCGGGATTTTCGCTGA
- the rsmA gene encoding 16S rRNA (adenine(1518)-N(6)/adenine(1519)-N(6))-dimethyltransferase RsmA has product MTEHYQHRARKRFGQNFLHDAGVIDRILRSIHAKPEDRLLEIGPGQGALTQGLLASGGQLDVVELDKDLIPILNQQFAGKPNFNLHQGDALKFDFNSLNAAPNSLRVVGNLPYNISTPLIFHLLNNAGIIRDMHFMLQKEVVERLAAGPGGGDWGRLSIMVQYHCRVEHLFNVGPGAFNPPPKVDSAIVRLVPHAVLPHPAKDHKLLERVVREAFNQRRKTLRNTLKALLSNAEIEAAGVDGSLRPEQLDLAAFVRLADQLAIQPAPTEG; this is encoded by the coding sequence ATGACTGAGCATTACCAACACCGGGCGCGCAAGCGCTTCGGGCAAAACTTCCTGCACGACGCGGGTGTCATCGATCGCATCCTGCGCTCCATCCACGCCAAGCCAGAAGACCGCCTGCTGGAAATCGGCCCGGGCCAGGGCGCGCTGACCCAGGGCCTGCTGGCCAGCGGCGGGCAACTGGACGTGGTGGAACTGGACAAGGACCTGATCCCGATCCTGAACCAGCAGTTCGCCGGCAAGCCCAACTTCAACCTGCACCAGGGCGATGCGCTGAAGTTCGACTTCAATAGCCTGAATGCCGCCCCCAATAGCCTGCGGGTGGTGGGCAACCTGCCGTACAACATCTCCACACCGCTGATTTTTCACCTGCTGAACAACGCCGGGATCATCCGCGACATGCACTTCATGCTGCAGAAGGAAGTGGTGGAGCGCCTGGCCGCAGGCCCTGGCGGTGGTGATTGGGGCCGTTTGTCGATCATGGTCCAGTATCATTGCCGCGTGGAGCACCTGTTCAACGTCGGCCCGGGCGCGTTCAACCCGCCGCCGAAGGTTGATTCAGCCATCGTACGCCTGGTGCCGCATGCCGTGCTGCCCCACCCAGCCAAGGATCACAAGCTGCTGGAGCGCGTTGTGCGTGAAGCGTTCAACCAACGCCGCAAGACCCTGCGCAACACGCTCAAGGCCCTGCTGAGCAACGCTGAAATCGAAGCCGCCGGTGTCGATGGCAGCCTGCGCCCCGAACAGCTGGACTTGGCCGCGTTCGTACGCCTGGCTGACCAACTGGCGATCCAGCCTGCTCCGACAGAAGGATAA